Below is a genomic region from Neisseria zoodegmatis.
TCGGCTTCACCAGCAAACGCCGCCGCGACGCCCAAACCGGCGAACTGAACCCCGCCGAACAAGTGCTGACCGTCGGCAAACAGCTCACCAACAACCTCTATCTGGGCTACGAATACGGCATCAACAGCGCCAGCCAGTCGGTCAAACTGGTTTACCAGCTTACCCGCGCCATTCAGGCCGTTGCCCGCGTCGGCAACCTCTCGTGGGGCGGCGAAGTGAAATACAGCATACGTTTCGACTAACCGCCATAAGGCCGTCTGAAAGCACGTTTTCAGACGGCCTTTATCATGTTTTGAGGCCGTCTGAAAAGCCGCTTTGATGTATAATTGACGACAATTTCACATCATTGCCGGCTGTTTTCAGACGGCCGCCTATCCAGCAATCAAACAGGAATCCGCTATGATCAACCCCATTTCCGCCCTTTCCCCGCTCGACGGCCGCTACGCCAAATCCGTAGAAGCCCTGCGCCCGATTTTCTCCGAATACGGCCTGATGAAAGCCCGTGTGAAAGTTGAGCTGAGCTGGCTCAAAGCATTGGCCGCCGAACCGAAGATCGCCGAAGTGCCCGCATTCAGCGACTTCACCGTTGCCGAAATCGACCGCGTTATCGCCGAATTTTCGCTGGAAGATGCCGCCGCCGTGAAAGCCATCGAAGCCACCACCAACCACGACGTAAAAGCCATCGAATACTGGTTGAAAGAGCGTTTTTCAGGCGTGCCCGAAGTTGCCGCCGCCAGCGAATTCATCCACTTTGCCTGCACCAGCGAAGACATCAACAACCTTTCACACGCCCTGATGCTACAAGAAGCACGCGAAGCCGTGGTGCTGCCGAAGCTGGCCGAAATCACCGCCAAGCTCACCGAAATGGCGCACGACCTAGCCGCCGTGCCGATGATGAGCCGCACCCACGGGCAACCCGCCACGCCATCCACCTTGGGCAAAGAAATCGCCAACGTCGTTTACCGCCTGCAACGCCAAATCAAACAGCTTGCCGCACAAGAATTTTTAGGCAAAATCAACGGCGCGGTCGGCAACTACAACGCCCACATGGTCGCCTACCCCGATGTGGATTGGGAAGCGCACTGCCAAACATTCGTCGAGCAAGCATTGGGGCTGACCTTCAACCCCTACACCATCCAAATCGAGCCGCACGACTACATGGCCGAGTTCTTCCAA
It encodes:
- the purB gene encoding adenylosuccinate lyase — protein: MINPISALSPLDGRYAKSVEALRPIFSEYGLMKARVKVELSWLKALAAEPKIAEVPAFSDFTVAEIDRVIAEFSLEDAAAVKAIEATTNHDVKAIEYWLKERFSGVPEVAAASEFIHFACTSEDINNLSHALMLQEAREAVVLPKLAEITAKLTEMAHDLAAVPMMSRTHGQPATPSTLGKEIANVVYRLQRQIKQLAAQEFLGKINGAVGNYNAHMVAYPDVDWEAHCQTFVEQALGLTFNPYTIQIEPHDYMAEFFQTLSRINTILIDFNRDVWGYISLGYFKQKVKAGEVGSSTMPHKVNPIDFENSEGNLGMANAVLGFLSEKLPVSRWQRDLTDSTVLRNMGVGAGYTVLGLVAHLRGLNKLEANPAALAADLDATWELLAEPIQTVMRRYGVANPYEKLKDLTRGKDGITPEVLKVFVESLDIPADAKQQLLALTPALYVGKAEELAKRI